In one Ictalurus furcatus strain D&B chromosome 10, Billie_1.0, whole genome shotgun sequence genomic region, the following are encoded:
- the shroom2b gene encoding protein Shroom2 isoform X1, translated as MEVVGACPPFGAPSGEHRSKTIKDTDTWRSMEKHAGPVGEKWVLVDVVLIGGAPWGFTLRGGLEYQEPLIITKVEEGSRAALAQLQVGDEIVSINAVPLSGYRQEAICLVKSSFKTLALGLKRKNEPFCRPHTWNSSKVSENSSEVHETEDAAMLEPVWQTKHDAGSSSNDFISCWGQTNLQYASCQFSSVGNMELLERSSNTHHIGAEMLPTMRVGDKDNSGYRAFSSSTPEQCLSESTASSECMFYQGSQSEHSTYVQIPVSNEGCISHKIEDQAGSRFFSSGRLNINPVWHVPEKSSAAYLPPPPAPPLRNDSFTATKVHEKGLGIPYSHGPPAHSHQKSHSRVTDRQADNYHFSEQGLQSQHSYNPPSKKDFFQVQLSAEDHCPNELNTTKLYSLSSTDVRQGQNPFSCQLQHHRQHSDESPFYLYPRNTFAPKMQSVGIYYRSLQNLPTNVGFQKQTGSATGSLSSAAPDNSSGGMANYRYYCIASEESTHGISDGVGEHKWRPESEPIHASSDRNLANYQRTIKLKYPLTSLQASENKSYKHTVSPPKLEAPSPAIVKPNSGKKEKDNQWSKDGGISENHLNNIVNQQAEQRSLTTRAHKDTQNDPWISKNGHKICPQKTPLLHSLAQENRILADSNMITTKGCALQEKPYPISSKQGRRSDRYATTLLNEIQEKRAQLQKSRSAANLNCPRESEEDLGVWKSTETSTSSSDGSFTSTYKDHLKEAQARVLQATSFKRRDLELPGNETFQGQLGTKSDSTNGHVSRIGSRKRFPLDKRVHSFSEPDKINEVGVEEKASQQATLGSFVDRFKFFEGASRPTFSKPIPRKSQLNPSESIGGGESRFTLLVGENDRKSTSKQQFSNTTAEEQQRLGTFAEYEATWNLQRKSIGGRTSSRYHSAENILDSGKEEGNNMVCIHERSRSSPSADFHGEKISLSTEKPVAASHPEHTLDPEKIHSESASEKGQNQLNISDALGSSRRNDLEHRDITQPLNSTHITKGSCPPSSHPHHLCFQDSIFKLSSSNKGSATQKPSDHNDNESTQLETTSSSSLSDSQQTDPHAATTPQSDWTWHNGEPFPSVVPSATPKFTFPHCGSEVTAPSKYGYSQGSSVSPQKLTDELLASVQYSDIHSNLKENTTEPSSAVKNIPMRIVHAEGSSDTETKHYLVPTESPGGTDKGFTHQLNLPCSPEQPPSLFHAVQLSSSEVHKMDSTETVSAAPTGLSEEDEKREELARDIMGMDKSLVDILDQSKMKTTMDLMEGIYPQGEQLLEGLQQRRKSASKQSPKTTQEKADDKTAASASLATSSSYYSTSAPKAELLIKMKDMQEQMKEQGSEDELEYDLSNKKQELIDSLSRKLQVLREARESLLEDMQDNNTLGEEVEDTVQAICKPNELDKFRMFVGDLDKVVSLLLSLSGRLARVENALNNLEEGVSAEEKHTLTEKRKLLIRQHEDAKELKENLDRRERLVFEILASYLSEDRLADYQHFVKMKSALIIEQRKLEDRIKLGEEQLKCLKDSLPLEQRLGY; from the exons GAAGAATGAACCTTTTTGCAGACCTCACACTTGGAATTCTTCCAAAGTCTCTGAGAATTCCTCAGAAGTTCATGAGACTGAAGATGCTGCTATGCTTGAACCTGTGTGGCAGACAAAGCATGATGCAGG TTCATCCTCAAATGACTTCATCAGTTGTTGGGGCCAGACAAATCTGCAGTACGCGTCATGCCAGTTCAGCTCAGTGGGCAACATGGAACTTCTAGAGCGCTCCTCCAACACGCATCACATTGGAGCAGAAATGTTACCAACCATGAGAGTTGGTGATAAAGATAACTCTGGATATAGAGCATTTTCCTCTAGCACACCTGAACAGTGTTTGTCAGAAAGTACCGCCTCATCGGAGTGTATGTTTTATCAGGGCAGCCAAAGTGAACACAGCACGTACGTACAGATTCCTGTGAGTAATGAAGGTTGTATCAGCCATAAGATCGAGGACCAGGCTGGATCCAGATTCTTCTCCTCTGGGAGGTTGAATATTAACCCTGTGTGGCATGTTCCAGAGAAGTCTTCAGCAGCTTACTTGCCACCCCCTCCAGCGCCACCTTTACGCAATGACAGTTTCACAGCAACTAAAGTTCATGAAAAGGGATTAGGGATCCCATACTCGCATGGACCACCTGCACATTCCCATCAGAAATCCCATAGTAGAGTTACAGACAGGCAGGCTGATAACTATCATTTTAGTGAACAAGGACTCCAATCACAACATAGCTACAACCCACCATCTAAAAAAGATTTTTTCCAAGTACAGCTATCAGCTGAGGACCACTGCCCAAACGAGTTGAATACCACAAAGCTTTATTCCTTATCTAGTACTGATGTAAGACAAGGCCAGAACCCCTTTTCTTGTCAGCTTCAGCATCACCGGCAGCATAGTGATGAGAGTCCCTTCTACCTTTATCCCAGGAATACGTTTGCACCCAAGATGCAGAGTGTTGGCATCTACTACCGCAGCCTGCAGAATCTTCCCACTAATGTGGGTTTCCAGAAGCAAACTGGAAGTGCCACAGGGTCTCTGTCTAGTGCAGCTCCTGACAACAGCTCTGGTGGAATGGCTAATTATCGATACTATTGCATCGCTTCTGAGGAGTCCACACACGGGATCTCAGATGGAGTTGGAGAGCATAAATGGAGGCCAGAATCAGAGCCTATCCATGCTAGCAGTGACAGGAACCTAGCAAACTATCAAAGAACGATAAAATTAAAGTACCCTCTAACTTCCCTGCAGGCATCTGAGAACAAAAGCTACAAACACACAGTCAGTCCTCCAAAATTAGAAGCTCCAAGTCCAGCAATTGTGAAGCCCAActctggaaaaaaagagaaggataATCAATGGAGTAAGGATGGAGGAATTTCTGAGAACCACCTCAACAACATTGTGAACCAACAGGCAGAGCAGAGATCTCTTACCACCAGAGCACACAAAGATACACAAAATGACCCTTGGATCTCCAAGAATGGACATAAAATCTGCCCTCAGAAGACCCCATTGTTACATTCTTTAGCTCAGGAGAACAGGATTCTGGCTGACAGTAACATGATTACAACAAAAGGATGCGCACTGCAAGAAAAACCTTATCCCATAAGTAGCAAGCAAGGAAGACGAAGTGACCGCTATGCCACTACTTTGCTCAATGAGATCCAAGAAAAGAGAGCCCAGCTTCAAAAGAGCCGGAGTGCTGCTAACCTAAATTGTCCTAGAGAATCTGAGGAGGACCTAGGGGTCTGGAAGTCTACAGAGACATCGACATCCTCTTCAGATGGATCTTTTACAAGCACCTACAAAGACCACCTGAAAGAGGCACAAGCTCGAGTTCTACAGGCCACATCATTTAAAAGGAGAGATCTGGAGCTTCCAGGGAATGAAACATTTCAAGGTCAGTTAGGCACAAAATCAGATTCTACCAATGGCCATGTATCCCGCATTGGAAGTCGAAAGCGTTTCCCCCTGGACAAAAGGGTCCATTCTTTCTCAGAGCCTGACAAGATCAATGAAGTGGGTGTAGAAGAAAAAGCCTCACAACAAGCAACTCTTGGCTCCTTTGTAGATAGATTTAAGTTCTTTGAAGGAGCTTCTAGACCAACATTCTCCAAGCCCATCCCAAGGAAATCCCAACTGAACCCCAGTGAAAGCATCGGTGGAGGAGAAAGTAGGTTTACTTTGCTTGTAGGTGAAAATGATAGAAAGTCTACATCAAAACAGCAATTCAGTAACACCACAGCTGAAGAACAGCAGCGACTAGGCACTTTTGCAGAGTATGAGGCAACATGGAACTTGCAGAGGAAGTCAATAGGAGGAAGAACATCCAGCAGATATCACTCTGCAGAGAACATTTTGGATTCAGGGAAAGAAGAAGGCAACAACATGGTGTGCATCCATGAAAGATCCAGGTCCTCTCCTTCCGCAGATTTTCATGGGGAA AAAATCAGTCTGTCTACAGAGAAGCCTGTGGCAGCATCTCATCCAGAACACACACTAGACCCAGAGAAAATTCATAGTGAAAG TGCATCTGAAAAGGGTCAGAATCAACTCAACATTTCTGACGCTCTGGGGTCCAGCAGAAGGAATGATCTGGAACACAGAGACATAACACAGCCTCTGAACTCAACCCACATCACAAAAGGATCTTGCCCACCATCTTCACACCCTCATCATCTCTGTTTTCAAGACTCAATATTCAAGCTTTCATCTAGCAATAAAGGCAGTGCAACACAAAAGCCTAGTGACCACAATGACAACGAATCCACACAGCTAGAAACCACATCCTCATCCTCTCTGAGTGACTCCCAGCAGACAGATCCACATGCTGCTACAACACCACAGAGTGACTGGACGTGGCATAATGGCGAACCATTCCCTTCTGTGGTACCTTCAGCAACACCCAAATTCACTTTCCCTCATTGTGGTAGTGAAGTGACTGCACCCTCAAAATATGGGTATTCACAAGGGTCTTCAGTTTCACCCCAGAAGCTTACTGATGAACTCCTTGCCAGCGTGCAGTATTCAGATATTCACAG TAACCTAAAGGAGAACACAACAGAGCCCAGCTCTGCCGTGAAAAACATTCCCATGAGGATTGTCCATGCAGAAGGAAGCTCTGATACAGAAACTAAGCATTATCTGGTTCCCACTGAGTCACCTGGAGGCACTGATAAAGGGTTTACACACCAGCTAAACCTACCGTGCTCTCCAGAGCAGCCTCCTTCCCTTTTCCATGCCGTACAATTGAGTTCTTCAGAAGTCCACAAGATGGACAgcacagagacagtgagtgCAGCTCCCACTGGCCTCTCTGAGGAGgatgagaagagagaagaacTAGCCAGAGACATCATGGGAATGGATAAGAGTCTGGTAGACATTTTGGATCAGAGCAAGATGAAGACCACTATGGACCTGATGGAAGGGATATACCCTCAGGGAGAGCAGCTTCTAGAGGGTTTACAGCAAAGGAGAAAATCGGCTTCAAAGCAATCTCCCAAAACCACACAGGAGAA AGCCGACGACAAAACGGCCGCCTCAGCCTCATTAGCGACGAGCTCTTCATACTACAGCACATCAGCTCCCAAAGCCGAGCTCCTGATTAAGATGAAGGACATGCAAGAACAGATGAAGGAACAGGGCTCTGAAGATGAACTTGAATATGATCTGTCAAATAAGAAG CAGGAGCTGATTGACAGTCTGAGCAGGAAGTTGCAGGTACTCCGTGAGGCCAGAGAGAGTCTTCTGGAGGACATGCAGGACAACAACACCCTAGGTGAAGAGGTGGAGGACACTGTGCAGGCCATTTGCAAGCCCAATGAGCTGGACAAGTTCCGAATGTTTGTCGGAGACCTGGACAAAGTGGTCAGCCTGTTGCTCTCACTGTCAGGAAGACTGGCACGTGTGGAAAATGCACTTAATAACCTGGAGGAGGGTGTTTCAGCTGAGGAGAAG CACACACTAACAGAAAAACGGAAGCTGCTGATTCGCCAGCATGAAGACGCCAAGGAGCTGAAGGAGAACCTGGACCGAAGGGAACGCCTGGTCTTTGAAATCCTGGCCAGCTACTTGAGCGAGGACCGCCTCGCCGACTACCAGCACTTTGTGAAGATGAAGTCGGCCCTCATCATTGAGCAGAGAAAGCTTGAGGACCGGATTAAACTGGGAGAGGAGCAACTCAAGTGTCTGAAGGACAGCCTGCCTCTGGAGCAGAGACTGGGCTACTGA
- the shroom2b gene encoding protein Shroom2 isoform X2 → MEVVGACPPFGAPSGEHRSKTIKDTDTWRSMEKHAGPVGEKWVLVDVVLIGGAPWGFTLRGGLEYQEPLIITKVEEGSRAALAQLQVGDEIVSINAVPLSGYRQEAICLVKSSFKTLALGLKRKNEPFCRPHTWNSSKVSENSSEVHETEDAAMLEPVWQTKHDAGSSSNDFISCWGQTNLQYASCQFSSVGNMELLERSSNTHHIGAEMLPTMRVGDKDNSGYRAFSSSTPEQCLSESTASSECMFYQGSQSEHSTYVQIPVSNEGCISHKIEDQAGSRFFSSGRLNINPVWHVPEKSSAAYLPPPPAPPLRNDSFTATKVHEKGLGIPYSHGPPAHSHQKSHSRVTDRQADNYHFSEQGLQSQHSYNPPSKKDFFQVQLSAEDHCPNELNTTKLYSLSSTDVRQGQNPFSCQLQHHRQHSDESPFYLYPRNTFAPKMQSVGIYYRSLQNLPTNVGFQKQTGSATGSLSSAAPDNSSGGMANYRYYCIASEESTHGISDGVGEHKWRPESEPIHASSDRNLANYQRTIKLKYPLTSLQASENKSYKHTVSPPKLEAPSPAIVKPNSGKKEKDNQWSKDGGISENHLNNIVNQQAEQRSLTTRAHKDTQNDPWISKNGHKICPQKTPLLHSLAQENRILADSNMITTKGCALQEKPYPISSKQGRRSDRYATTLLNEIQEKRAQLQKSRSAANLNCPRESEEDLGVWKSTETSTSSSDGSFTSTYKDHLKEAQARVLQATSFKRRDLELPGNETFQGQLGTKSDSTNGHVSRIGSRKRFPLDKRVHSFSEPDKINEVGVEEKASQQATLGSFVDRFKFFEGASRPTFSKPIPRKSQLNPSESIGGGESRFTLLVGENDRKSTSKQQFSNTTAEEQQRLGTFAEYEATWNLQRKSIGGRTSSRYHSAENILDSGKEEGNNMVCIHERSRSSPSADFHGEKISLSTEKPVAASHPEHTLDPEKIHSESASEKGQNQLNISDALGSSRRNDLEHRDITQPLNSTHITKGSCPPSSHPHHLCFQDSIFKLSSSNKGSATQKPSDHNDNESTQLETTSSSSLSDSQQTDPHAATTPQSDWTWHNGEPFPSVVPSATPKFTFPHCGSEVTAPSKYGYSQGSSVSPQKLTDELLASVQYSDIHSNLKENTTEPSSAVKNIPMRIVHAEGSSDTETKHYLVPTESPGGTDKGFTHQLNLPCSPEQPPSLFHAVQLSSSEVHKMDSTETVSAAPTGLSEEDEKREELARDIMGMDKSLVDILDQSKMKTTMDLMEGIYPQGEQLLEGLQQRRKSASKQSPKTTQEKADDKTAASASLATSSSYYSTSAPKAELLIKMKDMQEQMKEQGSEDELEYDLSNKKELIDSLSRKLQVLREARESLLEDMQDNNTLGEEVEDTVQAICKPNELDKFRMFVGDLDKVVSLLLSLSGRLARVENALNNLEEGVSAEEKHTLTEKRKLLIRQHEDAKELKENLDRRERLVFEILASYLSEDRLADYQHFVKMKSALIIEQRKLEDRIKLGEEQLKCLKDSLPLEQRLGY, encoded by the exons GAAGAATGAACCTTTTTGCAGACCTCACACTTGGAATTCTTCCAAAGTCTCTGAGAATTCCTCAGAAGTTCATGAGACTGAAGATGCTGCTATGCTTGAACCTGTGTGGCAGACAAAGCATGATGCAGG TTCATCCTCAAATGACTTCATCAGTTGTTGGGGCCAGACAAATCTGCAGTACGCGTCATGCCAGTTCAGCTCAGTGGGCAACATGGAACTTCTAGAGCGCTCCTCCAACACGCATCACATTGGAGCAGAAATGTTACCAACCATGAGAGTTGGTGATAAAGATAACTCTGGATATAGAGCATTTTCCTCTAGCACACCTGAACAGTGTTTGTCAGAAAGTACCGCCTCATCGGAGTGTATGTTTTATCAGGGCAGCCAAAGTGAACACAGCACGTACGTACAGATTCCTGTGAGTAATGAAGGTTGTATCAGCCATAAGATCGAGGACCAGGCTGGATCCAGATTCTTCTCCTCTGGGAGGTTGAATATTAACCCTGTGTGGCATGTTCCAGAGAAGTCTTCAGCAGCTTACTTGCCACCCCCTCCAGCGCCACCTTTACGCAATGACAGTTTCACAGCAACTAAAGTTCATGAAAAGGGATTAGGGATCCCATACTCGCATGGACCACCTGCACATTCCCATCAGAAATCCCATAGTAGAGTTACAGACAGGCAGGCTGATAACTATCATTTTAGTGAACAAGGACTCCAATCACAACATAGCTACAACCCACCATCTAAAAAAGATTTTTTCCAAGTACAGCTATCAGCTGAGGACCACTGCCCAAACGAGTTGAATACCACAAAGCTTTATTCCTTATCTAGTACTGATGTAAGACAAGGCCAGAACCCCTTTTCTTGTCAGCTTCAGCATCACCGGCAGCATAGTGATGAGAGTCCCTTCTACCTTTATCCCAGGAATACGTTTGCACCCAAGATGCAGAGTGTTGGCATCTACTACCGCAGCCTGCAGAATCTTCCCACTAATGTGGGTTTCCAGAAGCAAACTGGAAGTGCCACAGGGTCTCTGTCTAGTGCAGCTCCTGACAACAGCTCTGGTGGAATGGCTAATTATCGATACTATTGCATCGCTTCTGAGGAGTCCACACACGGGATCTCAGATGGAGTTGGAGAGCATAAATGGAGGCCAGAATCAGAGCCTATCCATGCTAGCAGTGACAGGAACCTAGCAAACTATCAAAGAACGATAAAATTAAAGTACCCTCTAACTTCCCTGCAGGCATCTGAGAACAAAAGCTACAAACACACAGTCAGTCCTCCAAAATTAGAAGCTCCAAGTCCAGCAATTGTGAAGCCCAActctggaaaaaaagagaaggataATCAATGGAGTAAGGATGGAGGAATTTCTGAGAACCACCTCAACAACATTGTGAACCAACAGGCAGAGCAGAGATCTCTTACCACCAGAGCACACAAAGATACACAAAATGACCCTTGGATCTCCAAGAATGGACATAAAATCTGCCCTCAGAAGACCCCATTGTTACATTCTTTAGCTCAGGAGAACAGGATTCTGGCTGACAGTAACATGATTACAACAAAAGGATGCGCACTGCAAGAAAAACCTTATCCCATAAGTAGCAAGCAAGGAAGACGAAGTGACCGCTATGCCACTACTTTGCTCAATGAGATCCAAGAAAAGAGAGCCCAGCTTCAAAAGAGCCGGAGTGCTGCTAACCTAAATTGTCCTAGAGAATCTGAGGAGGACCTAGGGGTCTGGAAGTCTACAGAGACATCGACATCCTCTTCAGATGGATCTTTTACAAGCACCTACAAAGACCACCTGAAAGAGGCACAAGCTCGAGTTCTACAGGCCACATCATTTAAAAGGAGAGATCTGGAGCTTCCAGGGAATGAAACATTTCAAGGTCAGTTAGGCACAAAATCAGATTCTACCAATGGCCATGTATCCCGCATTGGAAGTCGAAAGCGTTTCCCCCTGGACAAAAGGGTCCATTCTTTCTCAGAGCCTGACAAGATCAATGAAGTGGGTGTAGAAGAAAAAGCCTCACAACAAGCAACTCTTGGCTCCTTTGTAGATAGATTTAAGTTCTTTGAAGGAGCTTCTAGACCAACATTCTCCAAGCCCATCCCAAGGAAATCCCAACTGAACCCCAGTGAAAGCATCGGTGGAGGAGAAAGTAGGTTTACTTTGCTTGTAGGTGAAAATGATAGAAAGTCTACATCAAAACAGCAATTCAGTAACACCACAGCTGAAGAACAGCAGCGACTAGGCACTTTTGCAGAGTATGAGGCAACATGGAACTTGCAGAGGAAGTCAATAGGAGGAAGAACATCCAGCAGATATCACTCTGCAGAGAACATTTTGGATTCAGGGAAAGAAGAAGGCAACAACATGGTGTGCATCCATGAAAGATCCAGGTCCTCTCCTTCCGCAGATTTTCATGGGGAA AAAATCAGTCTGTCTACAGAGAAGCCTGTGGCAGCATCTCATCCAGAACACACACTAGACCCAGAGAAAATTCATAGTGAAAG TGCATCTGAAAAGGGTCAGAATCAACTCAACATTTCTGACGCTCTGGGGTCCAGCAGAAGGAATGATCTGGAACACAGAGACATAACACAGCCTCTGAACTCAACCCACATCACAAAAGGATCTTGCCCACCATCTTCACACCCTCATCATCTCTGTTTTCAAGACTCAATATTCAAGCTTTCATCTAGCAATAAAGGCAGTGCAACACAAAAGCCTAGTGACCACAATGACAACGAATCCACACAGCTAGAAACCACATCCTCATCCTCTCTGAGTGACTCCCAGCAGACAGATCCACATGCTGCTACAACACCACAGAGTGACTGGACGTGGCATAATGGCGAACCATTCCCTTCTGTGGTACCTTCAGCAACACCCAAATTCACTTTCCCTCATTGTGGTAGTGAAGTGACTGCACCCTCAAAATATGGGTATTCACAAGGGTCTTCAGTTTCACCCCAGAAGCTTACTGATGAACTCCTTGCCAGCGTGCAGTATTCAGATATTCACAG TAACCTAAAGGAGAACACAACAGAGCCCAGCTCTGCCGTGAAAAACATTCCCATGAGGATTGTCCATGCAGAAGGAAGCTCTGATACAGAAACTAAGCATTATCTGGTTCCCACTGAGTCACCTGGAGGCACTGATAAAGGGTTTACACACCAGCTAAACCTACCGTGCTCTCCAGAGCAGCCTCCTTCCCTTTTCCATGCCGTACAATTGAGTTCTTCAGAAGTCCACAAGATGGACAgcacagagacagtgagtgCAGCTCCCACTGGCCTCTCTGAGGAGgatgagaagagagaagaacTAGCCAGAGACATCATGGGAATGGATAAGAGTCTGGTAGACATTTTGGATCAGAGCAAGATGAAGACCACTATGGACCTGATGGAAGGGATATACCCTCAGGGAGAGCAGCTTCTAGAGGGTTTACAGCAAAGGAGAAAATCGGCTTCAAAGCAATCTCCCAAAACCACACAGGAGAA AGCCGACGACAAAACGGCCGCCTCAGCCTCATTAGCGACGAGCTCTTCATACTACAGCACATCAGCTCCCAAAGCCGAGCTCCTGATTAAGATGAAGGACATGCAAGAACAGATGAAGGAACAGGGCTCTGAAGATGAACTTGAATATGATCTGTCAAATAAGAAG GAGCTGATTGACAGTCTGAGCAGGAAGTTGCAGGTACTCCGTGAGGCCAGAGAGAGTCTTCTGGAGGACATGCAGGACAACAACACCCTAGGTGAAGAGGTGGAGGACACTGTGCAGGCCATTTGCAAGCCCAATGAGCTGGACAAGTTCCGAATGTTTGTCGGAGACCTGGACAAAGTGGTCAGCCTGTTGCTCTCACTGTCAGGAAGACTGGCACGTGTGGAAAATGCACTTAATAACCTGGAGGAGGGTGTTTCAGCTGAGGAGAAG CACACACTAACAGAAAAACGGAAGCTGCTGATTCGCCAGCATGAAGACGCCAAGGAGCTGAAGGAGAACCTGGACCGAAGGGAACGCCTGGTCTTTGAAATCCTGGCCAGCTACTTGAGCGAGGACCGCCTCGCCGACTACCAGCACTTTGTGAAGATGAAGTCGGCCCTCATCATTGAGCAGAGAAAGCTTGAGGACCGGATTAAACTGGGAGAGGAGCAACTCAAGTGTCTGAAGGACAGCCTGCCTCTGGAGCAGAGACTGGGCTACTGA
- the LOC128613845 gene encoding claudin-34-like, with translation MPYLAHTAHAQFVAFWVGVIGWILTIVTIGLVEWRVWEVSDLSIITSGLAWVGIWRVCFFSNVLVTSEYKVMYCQRMQLTDAYMPNEIAVAQALMLLAFILGFFGQSSIIYGLRNIYFGLDETRSITLAFSFGGGLLLLAGVASFIPLFWNLSAVVTNQTINFPPNFNMPPAPDNQYVGSGIIVGIFASILVVLSGTVFLSYKLPEGLSSKIRPSRTKENHCGLSETGMAVHVKSGQMAAQDRKNDLGIDNLAFQSQKDG, from the coding sequence ATGCCATACCTGGCCCACACTGCCCATGCCCAGTTTGTGGCGTTCTGGGTGGGTGTGATTGGCTGGATCCTCACCATCGTAACAATCGGCTTGGTGGAGTGGAGGGTGTGGGAGGTATCCGACCTGTCCATCATCACCTCTGGTCTGGCCTGGGTGGGCATCTGGAGGGTGTGCTTTTTCAGCAATGTACTTGTCACGTCTGAGTACAAGGTCATGTACTGCCAGCGGATGCAACTGACAGACGCTTACATGCCTAATGAGATTGCTGTTGCTCAGGCGCTCATGTTGCTAGCCTTCATCTTGGGATTTTTTGGTCAATCCAGCATCATTTATGGACTCAGGAACATCTACTTTGGACTTGATGAGACCAGATCTATCACACTGGCTTTTTCCTTCGGTGGGGGACTTTTGTTACTTGCTGGTGTGGCCTCATTTATTCCTCTTTTCTGGAACTTAAGCGCCGTGGTGACTAACCAGACCATCAATTTTCCACCTAACTTCAACATGCCCCCAGCTCCTGATAATCAGTATGTTGGTTCAGGTATCATTGTTGGAATTTTTGCATCCATCTTGGTGGTGTTGAGTGGAACAGTGTTCCTGTCCTACAAGCTACCAGAAGGACTGAGCTCCAAAATCAGACCTTCAAGGACAAAGGAGAACCACTGTGGACTGAGTGAAACTGGGATGGCAGTGCATGTAAAATCCGGACAAATGGCCGCGCAAGACAGAAAGAATGACCTAGGTATTGACAACCTGGCCTTCCAGTCCCAGAAGGATGGGTGA
- the LOC128614212 gene encoding putative claudin-24, whose product MDPGVCVLELLGLFFSLSAWLFSLTTTLMSQWLTLSTALLPAESYELGLWGTCVVQELGILECRPYDSLLGLPPDIRLARILMCATLATGFMGISFAIPGINLVNSCKGTETLREKRMLKMVGGVLCFTAGVMGLVPVSYIAHLTVLRFFDESVPDVVPRWEFGQALFWGWTAALLYIVAGSLLITSCICLQDVPCPLPESVPLRGGHASPELSPRRRTEYV is encoded by the coding sequence ATGGATCCGGGAGTATGTGTTCTGGAGCTTCTTGGTTTGTTCTTCTCTCTGAGCGCCTGGCTCTTCTCATTGACCACCACTCTGATGTCCCAGTGGCTCACGCTGTCCACCGCTCTCCTTCCTGCTGAGAGCTATGAGCTGGGATTGTGGGGGACGTGTGTGGTGCAGGAGCTGGGCATTCTGGAGTGCCGGCCGTACGACAGCCTCCTCGGACTCCCTCCGGATATCCGCTTGGCTCGGATCCTTATGTGTGCCACCTTGGCTACCGGTTTCATGGGAATATCTTTTGCAATCCCAGGCATCAACTTGGTCAACAGCTGTAAAGGTACTGAGACCCTTAGAGAGAAGAGGATGCTGAAGATGGTGGGGGGAGTGCTGTGCTTCACTGCAGGAGTTATGGGTCTGGTTCCCGTCTCCTACATAGCCCACCTGACCGTTTTGAGATTCTTCGATGAGTCCGTTCCTGATGTGGTTCCACGCTGGGAGTTTGGTCAGGCTCTGTTCTGGGGCTGGACTGCAGCACTTCTGTACATTGTAGCTGGATCATTGCTTATTACCTCCTGCATCTGTCTGCAAGATGTACCGTGTCCACTGCCAGAGTCCGTGCCACTGCGAGGAGGACATGCCAGCCCTGAACTTTCTCCACGAAGGAGGACAGAATATGTGTGA